The region CATTCTGATTTAGGCTTAACCGTAGTTTTAGATTCAGGATTGAAAAGCTTAAGTGCATTATCTGTTACTGTAATTGAACCATCTACCTTATAACCTAACAGATTATCAGTATATTGCCACATATCAACATATTTAGCAGATGGAAAATAACCAAAATTTGGATTTTTGTCTGCTCTTTTACCATTACCTAGCGGATAGGCTGCTAACCAGAAAAAGTCCATATAAGAATGGATCTTTTCTAAATCAAAGTTAGATAGTAAATACTTATAAGTGTAGAATCCCCTCTTAAATCATCTAAGCTAACACCTAGAGCATCAGCAATCTTACATGCGTTCGTAAAACTTGGATCTGATCCTTTAAACTTATACATTCTCAATGTAGCATCTGGAATTTCTACCAATTGAGAAAAATAGAATAAAGACCAGTGTCTTTTATCTAATTCTTTCTGTACTCTATTCCACAACATATTGTGGTTTCCTCCTTTTTATCGTGTAATTAAACACATCTTGTGTTAGAATTGTTATATCCTATAACAAGGAAGTGATTATTAAATGTCTGATTTTCAAGGATTAAAAGATTTTCAAAAACGTTTAGAAGATATTTCTAAAAATGCTCAGGAATTAAATGGGGAACATACGGTTAGTGCTACTGAATTGTTTCCAACTCAGTTCATGAAGACACACACCGCAGTGAATTCTCTAGAAGAGTTTTTAAAACCTTTAGGTATTTCAGGAAAATCTGATGCAGATATCAACAAGGTTTCTCAGCAAGATTTAGATTCATTGGTAAAAGCAAAATCTGATTTCTCATCTTGGGAAGAAATGAAATCTGCGGCTGTTCATAAATATCTCGAAAAGCAATTATTTAGAACTAGATAAACCTGTTTCTTCATGTGGTCTCCTTTTTGAAAGGAGGCCTTTTTTATTTTGTTTCAAACTCGAAATCATCAATATCCTTTAAAGAAGATACTTGGACTTGTGCCTTCTTTAGCAATTGTTCAAATTCTTCTAGATTTTTAATTTGATATTTAATATCCATCTAACTTCCTCCCTTCTAAAACACTTCTAATTCCTTAGTCTTCAAGAACTTGTTAACAAAATACTGTTGACCTTTACCAGTAACCTTTGGCGTCTTACTAATCGAAGTTGTGCCGTTAGCGTGGTTAATGGTCGTCTCCTTAATCTTGAAAAGTCTTAGATTCATTGATTTCTGCGTTGGTAAGTTCCAATCACTTCCTTTCCTGCTAGTCAGGTAACCGTGGTCTCTCATCCATTTGAACAACCGTGTTGCTCCAATATCTACACCATTACCCCGTAGAATCTTGGCAAGTTCACCGACTAAAATTGTTGACTTACTTGTTGCTACTGAATCAGCAAACAAAGCTTTTGGTTTCATTTCAGCAATCTGAATATCTTTGGCTTTAAGTTGATCTGCTGCTTGTTGAAGCAAATCTGCTAAGGTAGCACCAGTTTGATCGTGAGTAATGTCATATGCCTTCCGATCTGTCATATAAATGCCTTTATGATTAATTGCAGGTAGAACTTCTGATGTTACCCAGCGTTTAAATCTTTTTGCATTAGGCATCTTGCTAGATAAGATCAAACTGTAAAGGCCTGATTCGTTGATTACTACTTGATTAGGATTACCTCGTGTAATACCGTCACGAATCGTTACGGTATTCTTATCTTCTTGATCAACATGATCCTTCAAAGCTTTTCTTGAATTTGAATATCCAAGAATAGTTGCTACATCTTTACCAACAAAGAAAACTTCATCTTCAATAAATAGAGTTCTTACTTGCTGATTTTCAAAATTAAATAATTGTAATTCGTTCATATTTAAACCTCTTTTCACTCCTCTTCGTTTTGTGTAACTTTACTTTAAAAAAATATCTAGCGTGATATTTAAAGCTCTTGAAAATGCAATAGCAAAATTTGCATCAAATTTCAGTCGCCCGTTTAATCTGCTGCTGATAGTAGCATTAGTAACACCCAATTTATCAGCAATAAACTGATGTTTAATGCCATGATCTCGAAGATAATCTTTGGCGATTTGTCTTGCATTATCTTTTAGAACTATCGACATTCGCTTCCTCCCTTCATTTTGTTTAACTAGCTTACACAAATTATAATACTCTTCATTTCGAAGAATCCGACACTTTTTTAAACATTTTGAAAGATATTGTTTTCAAATTGTTAATATCCGACTAAAATATAAGCGGAATGAAGAGATAAAAGGAGGAAAAATATGAGCACTTTTAGTCAGAGATTAGAAAATGAACGGAATTTAGCAGGATGGACGAAAACTTATACGGCTAAACAATTACATCTCCCAATGCAAACTTATGCTAATTATGAATATGGATCTCGGGAGCCAGATATTGAAACAATTACAAAAATAGCTACTCTTTTTGATGTTACTACTGATTATTTAATGGGCAAAACAAATCAGCGCAAAACAACTTTAGACAAAGAGGAAAATAGTTCTTTAACATGGGCAGATTTAGGAATGCCCTATGGTGGAAAAATCCCAGACGAACTAAAAGACACTTATGCAGACATAGCTAAAGGATTCTTTAAGCGTCACCCTGAGTATCTAAACAAGGATTAGGTGATTTTATGATTAGATCGCTCGATGATCTCTCTATTAAAAATAGAGAAAATTATGACAAGGTTATGCAATATTTGATGAATTATGCCATGTTTGATTTGAAAATTGGCGTTGAATTCACGAATAGACTGCCACCTTTGGCCCCCCAATTAGCTACAACAAGCCAGGAAAACTGATTATTATGAACTCTAATTGGATTTATCCAGTTCAAATACCCTTTTTACTAGCTCATGAAATTGGCCATGTTATTCATGAAAATCAAGAATTCTACCACTTGAATTCTATGAATACTGCAAAAGGAGAAGCTGAAGAGAATTTATTTGCTCTCAAATTGCTACAGCAATATTGTATTGAGAACGAAATTTATTTTAACAATATTTTTGCTTTTGCAACGGCCTTCGGCATCCCGCATGACAAATGGTATATTCTTGCCGATCAACAAGTTATTAATTAAATCTACTTTAGGAGAAAAAATTATGGGAACTTTACTCGCTTTCTTAATCGTTATATCTTTCGGAAGTATTTTTTACTTTTGGCTAAAAAAACATAATAAAAAACTAGTAATAGCTTCTATTGTAATGACTATTGTATGTGGATGTCTTTTTACTACTACTCCAGAATATAAGCAACAAGTAGCACGTGATAAACAAGCTGCTATTGAAAAGAAAAAAAGAGCAAGCCGCCAAGAAAAAAGCAGAGGAAGAAGAAAAAAAGAAAGAAGAAAAGTTAGCAGCTCAAAGGAAAGCTAAAGAAAAGAAATTACACGCCGAAAAAAACAAAGAGGAAGCTATTAAAAAGAAAAAAGCAGAGCATAAAAAACAAAATTCTACCAATGATAAAAAATTTGTTCAGAAGAAAAAAGATTCTCCTTCAAAATCTTATCTTCTTTCAAGGGCTAAAAAACTTGAATTTGGAATGTCACTTGCGACTGTTAAACATGTAATGAAAGTTAAACCAACTAAAGAAGAAAAGGATGAAGCAGGCTATAATACTCTGATGTATGGGCATTACGTAGTTTATCTTTCTTTTGATAAAAATAATAATCTTCTTGAAGCTATGAGCGGCGCTCCACAAATAGAAAAACAAGCTGAAGAAGCTTCTCAAAAGAAAAAAATGCATAAAACTGCTAATGAAAGCAATTTAAAAAGCTTAGCTCAATATTTTGGACAAAAATCATCAGAGAGTATTCAACATAATCCTTATGCCTTTAAAACTACTCAAGATGGTGATTTACTTTATATCTTATGGAACCCAGGCCAGCATCTTCCTCTACTTCTGAGAATTGATGATGCTTCAACAAATATTACAAATGTATACATCTACAATAAACATGGTGATAACCCTCGAGGAAGACATTTATATACAGGAAGAACCATTATTCAAAAGAATAGAACTCCAATTTATTATTAAATTATTCGGGAGAAAACAATATCATGGGATTATTCAAAAGTCGTGAAGAACGTAAAGAACACTTCGAAGCTAAGATACAAGCAAAAAGAAATAAATATCTAGAAGAAAACAATATTCAAGATCTTTATCATGATAAAAATAAAGATCCAATGGATGTCATTATTGATATGAGTCAAAATAAAGGCGTTATTCCTCAATTTCAAAATGATGGTGTAAAAACTGTATATACAGAACAACTTGTTCTTGAAAGACAAAACTGGATGCAGATTCGTCAAAATGATCAATTAATTAAGCAAAATGCTGAAATTATTAAGCTTCTAAAGGAACTTAAACAAGAATGATTTTTTACTTTGGAGAAACAAGAATGAAACATAAATTATTGAAAACATCGGTTGTGTCACTTGGATTAGTTAGTACAGCTACAGTAATTACCAATACTGAGCCATCTCAAACCGTTGAAGCAAGTAAATCTGATGATATATTTGCATACGGATACTGGACTGAACATCCTAACAAATACTTTAAAAATTGGAAAACTGTTGTTTCTACTTCAAAATTATATTTTACAAATAGTGTAGATACACACGTTTTTATTAATCCTTATGAATATACTAATTTTCCCTCAGATAAAACCTTACCTGCAGGTCAAATATTTCAAATAAAAAGATATGATGGTGAATGGCTTGTTAGAGGAAAAGCCTTCCCAGTTCATAAAGGTTTCTACTGGTTCTTACCTGATGAATTTGATGATTATTCTTCTAATGCCCGTTTTTATGAAGGAAATAATGTAAGATACAATTTTGCAACTACTGATAGTTATGTAGGGCTTTCGACTATCTTTAGACCTTCACGTAAAGTTAAAGTTATCAAACCAGTTATGGCCTATAAGATAAAACAAGAAGTTCCAGCATATAAAAATCATATTGTAGGTAAAACTAAGATTAAAAAGGGCACCATTTTAACTGTAACCGGTCCATCAAACCACTGGACATTGAAAGTTTCAGGAAAAGGTGTGAGAGAACACTATCCTTATATGT is a window of Lactobacillus intestinalis DNA encoding:
- a CDS encoding helix-turn-helix domain-containing protein, translating into MLWNRVQKELDKRHWSLFYFSQLVEIPDATLRMYKFKGSDPSFTNACKIADALGVSLDDLRGDSTLISIYYLTLI
- a CDS encoding phage antirepressor, with protein sequence MNELQLFNFENQQVRTLFIEDEVFFVGKDVATILGYSNSRKALKDHVDQEDKNTVTIRDGITRGNPNQVVINESGLYSLILSSKMPNAKRFKRWVTSEVLPAINHKGIYMTDRKAYDITHDQTGATLADLLQQAADQLKAKDIQIAEMKPKALFADSVATSKSTILVGELAKILRGNGVDIGATRLFKWMRDHGYLTSRKGSDWNLPTQKSMNLRLFKIKETTINHANGTTSISKTPKVTGKGQQYFVNKFLKTKELEVF
- a CDS encoding helix-turn-helix domain-containing protein; this encodes MSIVLKDNARQIAKDYLRDHGIKHQFIADKLGVTNATISSRLNGRLKFDANFAIAFSRALNITLDIFLK
- a CDS encoding helix-turn-helix domain-containing protein, with amino-acid sequence MSTFSQRLENERNLAGWTKTYTAKQLHLPMQTYANYEYGSREPDIETITKIATLFDVTTDYLMGKTNQRKTTLDKEENSSLTWADLGMPYGGKIPDELKDTYADIAKGFFKRHPEYLNKD
- a CDS encoding ImmA/IrrE family metallo-endopeptidase; its protein translation is MNSNWIYPVQIPFLLAHEIGHVIHENQEFYHLNSMNTAKGEAEENLFALKLLQQYCIENEIYFNNIFAFATAFGIPHDKWYILADQQVIN